The following are encoded in a window of Diorhabda sublineata isolate icDioSubl1.1 chromosome 5, icDioSubl1.1, whole genome shotgun sequence genomic DNA:
- the LOC130444519 gene encoding tensin-1 isoform X17, producing the protein MLSTYARKPDLFYYNWTGHAHEESMKTGHEVNKMLRSTSCNGFGEALTSQPRSTRGGASTMDLGYVTERIISMWFPSTATSRSYRQGQQQVAHMLKNKHGDNYMVFNLSEPKRSLRNEHKNVKEVGWAPNLAPPLEKLCSMCKEIDSWLSGDKHRIAVLHSRGNKDKLGVIVSAYMHYSSICGNAEQALDRFSMRKFLDDTVGPLILPSNKRYVDYFSGLLSHNIKINAAPMYLTHVTVLGAPSFCRGGCKAFLKLYEGHTPIYTSGVYFISSGVSQFTVNVSGEGRRGLQLRGDILIKCYHRSDTGREIIFACQFHTCAVSDHTLSFTRQELDGACNDPRFPLDGAVELHFSPGPEGRHPVPAPTPAVPFTLADDPVTRADSPLLIEDYDDSEEYDEDDVNHTFGPLDGSIYATIAKKPELSPGAVSSPLTVSMDSGISSAGHHPQNANTTASSGSPPPTAQTSPLTPEDQHRELDELLSDMMLTVQSIPDLKTSPSLTNNGREDEFRFIDDEDEKSIPYHARQSSQPFSYGINANMISESKRLASPSLVRKVSGKGNENIYKSSIGSEITYKSSPVSEITYKSSPGSDSTYKSSMSSDGTLRKVQAQVYPEFGTKINNYPKSDNIFHSNSTLQSIKSDFREEYYREDVRRYDPLKRSLTEGTIRRSPEKIYKHSQSVVTSPYSDTESLSPPGAFRNNTKSPEFHETYTNGTNLTWLQRQQQKLKERREIILKEERQPHETRLLSELRSVQSRHMRPTASHRLDGYTSDTTAFADDDEDYTIPLHINTMSKNGSTTPGSTSNYSTLKSTYSTTLKNERPFVSVKKAHERYTQNGTQTPAQILAANPLGEIIRPSSRNADQLDNGLLSLAEKQQYKNYNQQQQHTYQREESIQSWRSQIGTEPDSSPSHNSSPRPQTPAFPVHARTPYTNASTPTVQFDIPSERLPPKSPTTQRRLSYPSSTFKNNVKWSLSPERKDRPTSPSDITNTEYSHTITNRSISATPTSGFREDYQHSPKSPTYNGSSSPTVYYGTTSRRSSTTSNNESTHEVSAANVKFVRDTSKFWYKPSITREQAILMLRDQQPGTFVVRDSNSFPGAFGLALKVATIPSNIQNKSGSSDDLIRHFLIEPTTRGVRLKGCQNEPVFSSLSALIYQHSITQMALPCRLVLPQDDLRYSDQNGVQQQSLFTQGAACNVLYLSTIEMESLTGPQAIKKAVMQLFQKNPLPETAVVHFKVSDQGVTLTDNKRKLFFRKHYPVNMVSYCGLDPDEHRWLVNSEDTGAAKSSNRIFGFVARKQNVNNPDNQCHLFAELEPEQPATAIVNFLNKVLTSSGIKPNII; encoded by the exons CATGCTCACGAGGAATCGATGAAAACCGGCCATGAGGTGAATAAA ATGCTCCGATCCACATCGTGCAATGGTTTCGGCGAGGCCCTCACGAGTCAACCGAGATCAACGCGTGGAGGTGCGTCTACCATGGATCTCGGTTACGTTACCGAGAGGATCATCTCCATGTGGTTCCCCTCAACGGCGACATCTCGTTCTTATAGACAAGGACAACAGCAGGTCGCTCAtatgttgaaaaacaaacatgGAGATAATTATATG GTTTTTAATTTATCGGAACCGAAACGTTCGTTGAGGAACGAACATAAAAACGTCAAAGAAGTCGGTTGGGCTCCGAATTTGGCGCCACCTCTGGAGAAGTTGTGTAGTATGTGTAAAGAAATCGATTCTTGGCTTTCGGGAGATAAACACAGAATTGCGGTTTTGCATTCTAG gGGTAATAAAGATAAATTAGGGGTAATCGTTTCGGCTTACATGCATTATTCTAGTATTTGCGGTAACGCCGAACAAGCATTAGATCGATTTTCAATGAGAAAATTCTTAGACGACACCGTCGGACCTCTAATACTACCGTCTAATAAAAG GTACGTGGACTATTTCTCTGGATTACTTTCCCATAACATCAAAATCAATGCGGCTCCCATGTACCTTACGCACGTCACTGTTCTCGGAGCCCCGTCTTTTTGTCGCGGTGGTTGTAAGGCGTTTTTGAAATTATACGAGGGTCATACGCCGATTTATACGTCGGGTGTTTATTTCATATCGAGCGGAGTGAGTCAATTCACGGTGAACGTTTCCGGTGAAGGACGAAGGGGATTACAACTAAGAGGCGATATTTTGATCAAATGTTACCATCGAAGCGATACCGGTCGGGAAATTATTTTCGCTTGTCAATTCCACACGTGCGCAGTCTCAGATCATACTTTGAGTTTCACTAGACAAGAATTAGACGGTGCTTGTAAcg aTCCTAGATTTCCTTTGGATGGGGCAGTGGAGCTTCATTTTTCCCCCGGTCCTGAAGGTAGACATCCAGTACCGGCTCCTACACCTGCGGTACCTTTCACTCTAGCAGATGATCCAGTTACGAGGGCCGATAGTCCGTTACTGATCGAAGATTATGATGATTCTGAAGAATATGACGAAG ACGACGTTAACCATACTTTTGGACCACTAGACGGAAGTATATACGCCACGATTGCAAAAAAACCGGAATTGTCTCCGGGCGCTGTTTCTAGTCCATTGACAGTGTCGATGGACAGTGGCATTTCTTCAGCAG GACATCATCCACAAAACGCCAACACCACCGCCTCTTCTGGTAGTCCCCCACCAACCGCCCAAACTTCCCCGCTCACTCCCGAAGATCAACATCGCGAACTCGACGAACTCCTCAGCGACATGATGCTGACTGTCCAGTCGATTCCGGACTTGAAAACGTCGCCGAGCTTGACCAATAACGGTCGAGAAGACGAATTTAGATTTATCGACGACGAAGACGAGAAAAGCATCCCTTATCACGCGCGCCAATCCAGCCAGCCCTTTAG TTACGGAATCAATGCCAACATGATCAGCGAATCTAAAAGGCTCGCTAGCCCTTCGTTAGTACGTAAAGTTAGCGGAAAAGGtaacgaaaatatttacaaaagttCCATCGGTAGTGAAATCACTTATAAAAGTTCACCAGTAagtgaaattacttataaaagTTCACCAGGAAGTGACAGCACTTATAAAAGTTCCATGAGCAGCGATGGAACGCTACGAAAAGTCCAAGCGCAAGTTTATCCCGAATTCGgtacgaaaataaataattacccGAAAAGCGACAATATTTTCCACTCGAATTCAACCCTCCAATCCATAAAAAGCGATTTTAGGGAGGAGTATTACAGAGAAGATGTCAGGAGATATGATCCTTTGAAGAGGAGTTTAACCGAAGGAACGATAAGGAGAAGTCCTGAAAAGATTTATAAACATTCACAATCTGTCGTTACAAGTCCTTATTCGGATACGGAAAGTCTGTCACCGCCCGGAGCTTTTAGAAACAACACCAAGTCACCGGAATTTCACGAAAC ATATACCAACGGTACAAATTTAACATGGTTGCAACGTCAACAACAAAAACTCAAAGAACGTCGAGAAATTATCCTGAAGGAGGAACGGCAACCGCACGAAACTAGGCTTTTGTCGGAATTAAGGAGCGTACAGTCGAGGCATATGCGTCCTACAGCGAGTCACCGCCTCGACG GTTATACTAGCGATACGACAGCTTTTGCTGATGACGACGAAGATTACACGATACCTCTGCATATAAATACGATGTCGAAAAATGGCAGTACCACCCCTGGTTCGACGAGTAATTACAGTACTTTGAAATCCACTTACAGTACTACCTTAAAAAATGAAAGACCTTTTGTTAGCGTGAAAAAAGCTCATGAAAGGTATACGCAG AACGGCACACAGACCCCTGCGCAAATACTGGCGGCTAACCCTCTGGGTGAAATAATCCGCCCTTCGTCGAGGAACGCGGATCAACTAGACAACGGTTTATTATCGTTAGCCGAAAAACAACAATACAAAAACTAcaatcaacaacaacaacataCG tATCAACGTGAAGAATCCATACAATCTTGGAGATCGCAAATCGGAACCGAACCTGATTCCAGTCCGTCGCACAATTCATCTCCCAGACCGCAAACTCCTGCATTTCCGGTTCACGCCAGAACTCCGTACACGAACGCGTCAACTCCCACCGTACAATTCGACATACCTTCCGAACGACTACCACCAAAAAGTCCTACTACCCAACG aaGATTGAGTTACCCATCttcaacttttaaaaacaatgtgAAGTGGTCCCTTTCTCCAGAAAG AAAGGACCGACCGACTTCCCCGTCCGATATAACAAACACCGAATACTCCCACACAATAACCAATCGCAGTATATCCGCGACCCCCACCTCAGGTTTCAGGGAAGATTATCAACACAGCCCCAAAAGTCCAACTTACAACGGTTCCTCCTCCCCCACCGTATATTACGGCACGACGTCGAGACGGAGTTCCACGACATCTAACAACGAATCCACTCACGAAGTTTCCGCGGCGAACGTTAAATTCGTCAGAGATACTTCGAAATTTTGGTACAAACCTTCCATCACGAGAGAACAAG CTATTTTGATGCTACGTGATCAACAACCCGGTACGTTCGTAGTGAGAGATTCTAATTCCTTTCCAGGAGCGTTCGGTTTAGCTTTGAAAGTGGCTACTATTCCATCGAACATACAAAATAAAAGCGGTTCGTCCGATGATTTAATTCGACATTTTCTCATCGAACCTACGACTAGAGGTGTACGATTGAAAGGATGTCAAAACGAACCGGTTTTTAGTTCGTTATCCGCTTTAATATATCAACATTCTATCACGCAGATGGCGCTACCTTGTAGATTGGTACTACCACAAGACGACTTGAG ATATTCTGATCAAAACGGCGTTCAACAACAATCCCTATTTACTCAAGGAGCGGCTTGTAACGTGTTATATTTATCAACAATCGAAATGGAATCCTTAACAGGACCTCAGGCTATTAAGAAAGCGGTGATGCAGTTGTTCCAGAAGAATCCGCTTCCGGAAACGGCGGTGGTGCATTTTAAAGTTAGCGACCAAGGGGTTACTTTGACTGATAATAAAAGGAAATTGTTCTTCAGGAAACATTATCCCGTTAATATGGTGTCTTATTGCGGATTAGATCCCGACGAACATCGGTGGTTGGTTAACTCCGAGGATACGGGAGCTGCCAAAAGTTCCAa TCGAATATTCGGATTCGTCGCCAGGAAGCAAAACGTCAACAATCCCGATAACCAGTGCCATCTATTCGCGGAATTAGAACCCGAACAACCCGCGACGGCCATTGTTAACTTCTTGAATAAAGTTCTGACATCCAGCGGCATTAAAccgaatattatttaa
- the LOC130444519 gene encoding tensin-1 isoform X18: MLSTYARKPDLFYYNWTGHAHEESMKTGHEVNKMLRSTSCNGFGEALTSQPRSTRGGASTMDLGYVTERIISMWFPSTATSRSYRQGQQQVAHMLKNKHGDNYMVFNLSEPKRSLRNEHKNVKEVGWAPNLAPPLEKLCSMCKEIDSWLSGDKHRIAVLHSRGNKDKLGVIVSAYMHYSSICGNAEQALDRFSMRKFLDDTVGPLILPSNKRYVDYFSGLLSHNIKINAAPMYLTHVTVLGAPSFCRGGCKAFLKLYEGHTPIYTSGVYFISSGVSQFTVNVSGEGRRGLQLRGDILIKCYHRSDTGREIIFACQFHTCAVSDHTLSFTRQELDGACNDPRFPLDGAVELHFSPGPEGRHPVPAPTPAVPFTLADDPVTRADSPLLIEDYDDSEEYDEDDVNHTFGPLDGSIYATIAKKPELSPGAVSSPLTVSMDSGISSAGHHPQNANTTASSGSPPPTAQTSPLTPEDQHRELDELLSDMMLTVQSIPDLKTSPSLTNNGREDEFRFIDDEDEKSIPYHARQSSQPFSYGINANMISESKRLASPSLVRKVSGKGNENIYKSSIGSEITYKSSPVSEITYKSSPGSDSTYKSSMSSDGTLRKVQAQVYPEFGTKINNYPKSDNIFHSNSTLQSIKSDFREEYYREDVRRYDPLKRSLTEGTIRRSPEKIYKHSQSVVTSPYSDTESLSPPGAFRNNTKSPEFHETYTNGTNLTWLQRQQQKLKERREIILKEERQPHETRLLSELRSVQSRHMRPTASHRLDGYTSDTTAFADDDEDYTIPLHINTMSKNGSTTPGSTSNYSTLKSTYSTTLKNERPFVSVKKAHERYTQNGTQTPAQILAANPLGEIIRPSSRNADQLDNGLLSLAEKQQYKNYNQQQQHTYQREESIQSWRSQIGTEPDSSPSHNSSPRPQTPAFPVHARTPYTNASTPTVQFDIPSERLPPKSPTTQRKDRPTSPSDITNTEYSHTITNRSISATPTSGFREDYQHSPKSPTYNGSSSPTVYYGTTSRRSSTTSNNESTHEVSAANVKFVRDTSKFWYKPSITREQAILMLRDQQPGTFVVRDSNSFPGAFGLALKVATIPSNIQNKSGSSDDLIRHFLIEPTTRGVRLKGCQNEPVFSSLSALIYQHSITQMALPCRLVLPQDDLRYSDQNGVQQQSLFTQGAACNVLYLSTIEMESLTGPQAIKKAVMQLFQKNPLPETAVVHFKVSDQGVTLTDNKRKLFFRKHYPVNMVSYCGLDPDEHRWLVNSEDTGAAKSSNRIFGFVARKQNVNNPDNQCHLFAELEPEQPATAIVNFLNKVLTSSGIKPNII; this comes from the exons CATGCTCACGAGGAATCGATGAAAACCGGCCATGAGGTGAATAAA ATGCTCCGATCCACATCGTGCAATGGTTTCGGCGAGGCCCTCACGAGTCAACCGAGATCAACGCGTGGAGGTGCGTCTACCATGGATCTCGGTTACGTTACCGAGAGGATCATCTCCATGTGGTTCCCCTCAACGGCGACATCTCGTTCTTATAGACAAGGACAACAGCAGGTCGCTCAtatgttgaaaaacaaacatgGAGATAATTATATG GTTTTTAATTTATCGGAACCGAAACGTTCGTTGAGGAACGAACATAAAAACGTCAAAGAAGTCGGTTGGGCTCCGAATTTGGCGCCACCTCTGGAGAAGTTGTGTAGTATGTGTAAAGAAATCGATTCTTGGCTTTCGGGAGATAAACACAGAATTGCGGTTTTGCATTCTAG gGGTAATAAAGATAAATTAGGGGTAATCGTTTCGGCTTACATGCATTATTCTAGTATTTGCGGTAACGCCGAACAAGCATTAGATCGATTTTCAATGAGAAAATTCTTAGACGACACCGTCGGACCTCTAATACTACCGTCTAATAAAAG GTACGTGGACTATTTCTCTGGATTACTTTCCCATAACATCAAAATCAATGCGGCTCCCATGTACCTTACGCACGTCACTGTTCTCGGAGCCCCGTCTTTTTGTCGCGGTGGTTGTAAGGCGTTTTTGAAATTATACGAGGGTCATACGCCGATTTATACGTCGGGTGTTTATTTCATATCGAGCGGAGTGAGTCAATTCACGGTGAACGTTTCCGGTGAAGGACGAAGGGGATTACAACTAAGAGGCGATATTTTGATCAAATGTTACCATCGAAGCGATACCGGTCGGGAAATTATTTTCGCTTGTCAATTCCACACGTGCGCAGTCTCAGATCATACTTTGAGTTTCACTAGACAAGAATTAGACGGTGCTTGTAAcg aTCCTAGATTTCCTTTGGATGGGGCAGTGGAGCTTCATTTTTCCCCCGGTCCTGAAGGTAGACATCCAGTACCGGCTCCTACACCTGCGGTACCTTTCACTCTAGCAGATGATCCAGTTACGAGGGCCGATAGTCCGTTACTGATCGAAGATTATGATGATTCTGAAGAATATGACGAAG ACGACGTTAACCATACTTTTGGACCACTAGACGGAAGTATATACGCCACGATTGCAAAAAAACCGGAATTGTCTCCGGGCGCTGTTTCTAGTCCATTGACAGTGTCGATGGACAGTGGCATTTCTTCAGCAG GACATCATCCACAAAACGCCAACACCACCGCCTCTTCTGGTAGTCCCCCACCAACCGCCCAAACTTCCCCGCTCACTCCCGAAGATCAACATCGCGAACTCGACGAACTCCTCAGCGACATGATGCTGACTGTCCAGTCGATTCCGGACTTGAAAACGTCGCCGAGCTTGACCAATAACGGTCGAGAAGACGAATTTAGATTTATCGACGACGAAGACGAGAAAAGCATCCCTTATCACGCGCGCCAATCCAGCCAGCCCTTTAG TTACGGAATCAATGCCAACATGATCAGCGAATCTAAAAGGCTCGCTAGCCCTTCGTTAGTACGTAAAGTTAGCGGAAAAGGtaacgaaaatatttacaaaagttCCATCGGTAGTGAAATCACTTATAAAAGTTCACCAGTAagtgaaattacttataaaagTTCACCAGGAAGTGACAGCACTTATAAAAGTTCCATGAGCAGCGATGGAACGCTACGAAAAGTCCAAGCGCAAGTTTATCCCGAATTCGgtacgaaaataaataattacccGAAAAGCGACAATATTTTCCACTCGAATTCAACCCTCCAATCCATAAAAAGCGATTTTAGGGAGGAGTATTACAGAGAAGATGTCAGGAGATATGATCCTTTGAAGAGGAGTTTAACCGAAGGAACGATAAGGAGAAGTCCTGAAAAGATTTATAAACATTCACAATCTGTCGTTACAAGTCCTTATTCGGATACGGAAAGTCTGTCACCGCCCGGAGCTTTTAGAAACAACACCAAGTCACCGGAATTTCACGAAAC ATATACCAACGGTACAAATTTAACATGGTTGCAACGTCAACAACAAAAACTCAAAGAACGTCGAGAAATTATCCTGAAGGAGGAACGGCAACCGCACGAAACTAGGCTTTTGTCGGAATTAAGGAGCGTACAGTCGAGGCATATGCGTCCTACAGCGAGTCACCGCCTCGACG GTTATACTAGCGATACGACAGCTTTTGCTGATGACGACGAAGATTACACGATACCTCTGCATATAAATACGATGTCGAAAAATGGCAGTACCACCCCTGGTTCGACGAGTAATTACAGTACTTTGAAATCCACTTACAGTACTACCTTAAAAAATGAAAGACCTTTTGTTAGCGTGAAAAAAGCTCATGAAAGGTATACGCAG AACGGCACACAGACCCCTGCGCAAATACTGGCGGCTAACCCTCTGGGTGAAATAATCCGCCCTTCGTCGAGGAACGCGGATCAACTAGACAACGGTTTATTATCGTTAGCCGAAAAACAACAATACAAAAACTAcaatcaacaacaacaacataCG tATCAACGTGAAGAATCCATACAATCTTGGAGATCGCAAATCGGAACCGAACCTGATTCCAGTCCGTCGCACAATTCATCTCCCAGACCGCAAACTCCTGCATTTCCGGTTCACGCCAGAACTCCGTACACGAACGCGTCAACTCCCACCGTACAATTCGACATACCTTCCGAACGACTACCACCAAAAAGTCCTACTACCCAACG AAAGGACCGACCGACTTCCCCGTCCGATATAACAAACACCGAATACTCCCACACAATAACCAATCGCAGTATATCCGCGACCCCCACCTCAGGTTTCAGGGAAGATTATCAACACAGCCCCAAAAGTCCAACTTACAACGGTTCCTCCTCCCCCACCGTATATTACGGCACGACGTCGAGACGGAGTTCCACGACATCTAACAACGAATCCACTCACGAAGTTTCCGCGGCGAACGTTAAATTCGTCAGAGATACTTCGAAATTTTGGTACAAACCTTCCATCACGAGAGAACAAG CTATTTTGATGCTACGTGATCAACAACCCGGTACGTTCGTAGTGAGAGATTCTAATTCCTTTCCAGGAGCGTTCGGTTTAGCTTTGAAAGTGGCTACTATTCCATCGAACATACAAAATAAAAGCGGTTCGTCCGATGATTTAATTCGACATTTTCTCATCGAACCTACGACTAGAGGTGTACGATTGAAAGGATGTCAAAACGAACCGGTTTTTAGTTCGTTATCCGCTTTAATATATCAACATTCTATCACGCAGATGGCGCTACCTTGTAGATTGGTACTACCACAAGACGACTTGAG ATATTCTGATCAAAACGGCGTTCAACAACAATCCCTATTTACTCAAGGAGCGGCTTGTAACGTGTTATATTTATCAACAATCGAAATGGAATCCTTAACAGGACCTCAGGCTATTAAGAAAGCGGTGATGCAGTTGTTCCAGAAGAATCCGCTTCCGGAAACGGCGGTGGTGCATTTTAAAGTTAGCGACCAAGGGGTTACTTTGACTGATAATAAAAGGAAATTGTTCTTCAGGAAACATTATCCCGTTAATATGGTGTCTTATTGCGGATTAGATCCCGACGAACATCGGTGGTTGGTTAACTCCGAGGATACGGGAGCTGCCAAAAGTTCCAa TCGAATATTCGGATTCGTCGCCAGGAAGCAAAACGTCAACAATCCCGATAACCAGTGCCATCTATTCGCGGAATTAGAACCCGAACAACCCGCGACGGCCATTGTTAACTTCTTGAATAAAGTTCTGACATCCAGCGGCATTAAAccgaatattatttaa